The region TGGGTAGCTATCATGGTAAGCAAAGCTTCAAAACATTTTCTCACGAAAAAAGTGTATTAAAGCAAACGAATCGTTTTGATATGGAGTTTCGTTACCCTTCCTCAAAAAATGGTCTTAAGCTGATAAAGAAACTTTGGAAATAAGAAAAAGCACCGTCAATACTCTTTTCTAGCAAAGGTAGTTACTCGAGAAAAGATTGCAGACGGTGCTTATTTTATAATCTATTTCGTATTATAATGAGTAAAAAAGGTTTGGATGATCTATTGGTGTTTTATACGAAAATTTGACAATTACAAGATTTCCGCTATGATACGAAGTAGAGAAAACAGATAGGTGAAGCATCATAATCTAAAATAGCTGGAGCAAGGAGATTTAGGATGAAACCATTATATAAGCTTTTGACAAACCTATCGTCAAACAAACTCATTTCAAGAACTACAGGTAGATTCGCTAAGCATAGAGCAAGCAAAGTGTTCATTCACCGTTTTGCTAAAGCTTATAACATTAATATAAATGAAGCGGAGAAATCCATACATGAATATGAAAGTCTTAATGAATTTTTCACTAGAAGGCTGAAGAAGGAAGCTCGTTTCATAAATGTAGAAGAGGATATTGTCGTCAGTCCTGTGGACGCAATAGTAACCGGAATAGGAGATATTAGACAAGGAACTATTCTTAATGTAAAAGGACAAGCCTACACGGTGGGAGATATTTTAGCCGATCCACAGAAGGCAGAAGTGTATCAAAACGGTACGTTTATCGTCCTTTATCTTAGTCCTACTGACTATCATCGAATTCATTCTCCGATAACAGGTACAATTAAAGAGCATGTTCATTTAGAGGGAAGGGTGTACCCTGTGAATGATTTCTCATTAAAAAATATGAAGCAGGTTTTGAGTAGAAACGAGAGATTAATTACATATATAAAAAATGAGCATACAGAACTAGCCCTGATTAAGGTAGGAGCGTTAAATGTAGCAAGCATTCAGCTAACCGACCGTATGCGCTCAACGAAAATTGGTAAAGGGGAAGAATTTGCTTATTTTGAGTTTGGTTCAACGGTTGTTCTTCTAATGAAAGGCCAGAGTGTTCTGCTCAATCATAATCTGGTTGTAGGAGCAAAGGTGAAAATGGGAGAAGAAATTGGGCGGTATTCCTACAACTAAAGCTACACAATAGGAAGAAAATAGCTGGAGGACAACATGACTAGTTGTCCTCCTTCTTTGTGTGGTGTTTTTTACTTATAGGATGACTAGCTGAGCGGTATGCTGTTCCATTTAGTTGTTCATATCCCTTTTATGAGCATAAAACGAATCTTTGTAAAAAAGAGACTGATCAAATAAAATCAACACATATGTTAACCAATAAAAAAAATAAGTTGATATATATAGTTCTATTCCTTTATACTATAGAAGGATTCATTATTGAAGGGTTATTTTTAGAGTGATTTAGTTAAGGGAGAGAATGGATATGAAAGTCAAGGATATGGTATACGTATCAATGTTTACAGCTATTGTAGCAGTCTTAGGAATGATTCCAGCCTTTTATTTACCACTGTATACAGTTCCTCTTACTGTACAGACGATAGGAGTTATGCTGGCAGGATCTATTCTAGGAGCAAAAAGAGGGGGATTAAGTTTGCTGCTCATTGTATTACTAGTAGCAGTCGGAGCACAAATCCTTTCAGGTCCAAGAGGCGGATTTGGAGTGATTATTGGTCCTACAGGAGGGTTCCTCTTAAGCTGGCCAGTTGCTGCTTTTGTGATTGGTTATTTGGTCCAAAAAAATTGGTATACCCTTTCCTTTTGGAAGCTACTGTTGATTAATTTTCTTGGTGGTGTGTTAGTGATCTATGCGGTTGGTATTCCATACGCTGCATTCATTAATAAGGTACCTTTGTGGCTAGAGGCTACAAGATCACTGGCCTATATTCCTGGAGATATCATAAAAGTCATCATAGCTAGCTATATAGCGTTGAAGGTCAAAAAAACAATGCCTTTTATTCAGGCACCTGTTGAAAGCAATAAAACGATTGCATAAAAGCTTCATCATTCACCGATTTAAGGAGAATATGCTTTAATACCATTAAGAGAATAATGAACGTCTGCTATAAATTGACTTCCCCTGTCTAGGTCATGGGGTTAAGCTTTGCTAGCAGACGTTTTTATATTTATCTACAAATTTATTTTTTTCGGGTCATTTTATCTGTTTTGGGAAAAATATAATGGTATAGAACTGAGAATTAAATAAAGCGAATGATAAGGAGAATGGTGAATGGACTATGCTGTACTTTTACAATACCTATGGGTTCTTGTTATCCTTATAGCTCTTGAGGGCATTTTAGCAGCTGATAATGCGTTAGTGATGGCGATTATGGTTAAGCATTTGCCTGAAAAGCAAAGAAAAAGGGCATTATTTTATGGGCTAGCTGGAGCTTTTGTCTTTCGATTTGGTTCGTTATTTGCCATTTCCTTTTTGGTGGATGTGTGGCAGGTGCAAGCGATTGGAGCCATTTATTTATTTTTCCTAGCGATCAATCATTTAGTACGTAAATTTGTGCTAAAAAATAGAAAAAATAAAACCGGTAAGGAACAGAACTCAGGCTTTTGGATGACGGTGCTGAAGGTTGAAATTGCCGATATAGCTTTTGCTGTAGATTCTATATTAGCAGCCATTGCCCTTTCAGTGACACTCCCAAGAACGAATCTTCCCATCATTGGAGGAATGGATGGGGGTCACTTTTTAGTTGTGTTTACTGGTGGACTTGTCGGTTTAATTATCATGCGTTTTGCAGCTACGTTTTTTGTTGGTTTGCTCCACCGTAAGCCAGGCCTTGAGACAGCCGCTTATCTTGTGGTTGGTTGGGTCGGTGTAAAGCTTGGAATGTATACATTAGCCCATCCTAGCATTGATGTCATTTCTCATGATTTTGTTGAATCCACAGTGTGGAAGCTCATTTTCTGGAGTGTATTAATTTTATTATTTGTATTAGGATGGTTTTTATCTAAAGAAGTGAAAGACACTACTGAGCTTACAGAGGAGCAGGTTGTTGAAGCTGAAGAGCTGATTGAGGAAGCTGAGGAACAAATAGAAGAGCATCAAGTGGGGGAGGAAGAGGACTCTATAGTTTTTAGAAATAAAGATAAGGTATAATAGAGCAAGCATGGGGAGAGGAGAGTGTAGAATGAATATAGAAAAGCTATATAACATACAGAGGGAATTAGATCAGAAGATCGTTTCTAATCATCAGTTACAGAAGGATAACCTAGTTCCAGCAAAGCTATTAGCTTTACAGGTAGAACTGGGAGAGCTAGCGAATGAAACGCGTTGCTTTAAGTATTGGAGTCTAAGGCCAGCCTCGGAAAAAGAAGTGATTTTAGAGGAATTTGTGGATGGTCTTCACTTTGTTCTGTCAATTGGGCTCGACTTATCCTTTGATAAGGACGTAATTCAAGACTTTTTCTTAGATAGCGAGGAGGAGCCGATGGTTGAGCTTCAGGATATAGATGAGGGGAGTAAGACAAAGAACAAGGCCTTGGAAGGCTTCTTAGAGGTATATGCTCTTATTTCGGCCGTTCATCAGGAGGCATCAGTAGTTAATTACAAATTATTACTCAAAAAATACATTCAATTGGGCTATACTTTAGGTTTTCAGTGGGCTGCCATTGGACAAGCCTATTTATCAAAGAATGAAGTAAATCATCAAAGACAAGCAGAGGGATATTAGAGAAGATTTCACGTTATAAAAGCTAAATTAAAAACCATTTTTTACGAAGGAGGTTCGTAGAAAATGGTTTTTTTGTTAGATATCATAAATTGTAGTGTGTAGTCTTAATCCTTCCATTCATCGGCTCCAAAGAAACCGCTTGGCTTGGAATCTGGATCAGAAAAGCGTTCCTCTTTGAACGGGTTAGCCGTCATGGAGTAGCCCCTATTTTCCCAATACCCCGCTTGATCCTCTGTCATAAATTCAATGCCTGAGACCCATTTTGTGCCCTTCCAAAGATAGAACGTATCAGGAGGTATAAAACGTAAAGGATAGCCATGCTTAGGGGAGATGTTAGCCCAATCATGAGTATCATCCTTCCAACGATAAACAAATAAAGAGTCATCACCTAATAAGGCATCAAGAGGAAGGTTTGCCGAATACCCGTAGGGATCGTCATCTAAGTATCCATAAATACGGATAAATTTAGCGTCTGAGTGAGGCTTAATTAGCTTTATGAACTCACGGAAAGGAATACCTTCAAACGTAGTTCCAAATTTAGACCAGGTGGTTACACAGTGCATATCCACTGTTTTTTGAAGCTTCGGTAGCGTCATCACCTCGGAAAAGGAAAGACTTAGTTCTTCTTCAATGGCACCAAAAAGCTTAAAGCTCCAGCTTGCTTCATCAAATTGATAAACGTCTCCTTCATGGAGGATGGGCCATTTTACAGTTGCAATCTGACCAGGTGGAAGCTGTTGAGACATGTGTGAACTCCTCCTACTTACTATGATTTGCAACATTATATCACAACACTTTACTAGCTAAAAGCTTTTCCGTTTTGTCTAGTCACTTCCTTGATTCGAAGTGTGCAAATGTCTGAAAAATGAGTGAACTCCCTTTCCAATCTTTGGTTAGATGCGGTATAATAAACGAAGGAAAGCGCATTCATAAGATACTGATAAATAGAAAAAGGGTGGGAGGAATCAGAAAGTGATGAATGAAGTGTTTTCATTGAAGGGGAAAACGGCTCTTGTTACAGGGGCTAGAACTGGTATCGGACAAGCTATATCTGTTGGATTGGCAGAGGCAGGGGCTAATTTAGTCTTATTGGGTCACCAAGATAATATGCAGGAGACAGAGCAGCTTATTAATCAAACAGGTCGTTCTTATAGCACTTTTCTTGGAGATCTTTCAAACACGTCTCAAGTTGGTGAGCTATGTAAAGAAATTCTTGAAAAACACCAAATTGATATCCTAGTAAACAACGCTGGAATCATAAGACGTGAGCCAGCAGCTGATTTTTCACAGGATAATTGGGACGCTGTCATTGCTACAAATCTTTCATCTTTATTTTTCTTAACACAGAGCCTTGCTCGTCCAATGCTTGAAAGAAAACAGGGTAAAATAGTTAATATTGCTTCCCTTCTTTCTTTTCAGGGAGGCATTACGGTTCCCTCCTATACGGCGAGTAAACATGCCGTTGCAGGTTTAACGAAAGCATGGGCTAATGAATGGGCAGCTCACAATATTCAGGTTAACGCTATTGCACCGGGATATATTTCAACGAATAACACGGAAGCCTTACGGAATAACGAGGATCGAAACACATCCATTCTCTCTCGTATTCCTGCAGGACGCTGGGGGGAAGCTTCAGATATGGCTGGAGCTGCTGTATTTTTAGCATCGCCTGCTTCTAATTATGTGAATGGTCATGTATTAGTTGTAGACGGTGGATGGCTAGCCAGATAATATAGTGCAGTAAATTGCTTGTGATAATGAAAGGACAATAGGTTCAATCTGAGCCTACTGTCCTCTTTTGAACTTTAAATGTACTTGTTACCTTAGAAGTCTTAAACCGTTCAAGATGACTAGAATAGTTAATAGCATACCCTTAGTTGTTTCAAGAAGGGTATGCTATAAAATCATTATATGATTGTTCTAATAAAATTTTAAGTTATTATGGCATCATGGTTTAGTGACATTATCATCTTCTTCATAACGTTTTGTTGCTTCATCTATAGCTTGCTGTCCACCTTTAGCTAGCCACTCTGCCACCATCGTGTCGTGATACTCAATAGGTTCACGACCGAGGATAATTCTTACTGCTCCACTCATCCATACATCAGGAGGTGTATCACTTCCAGGACGAATATCGGGGTTGCTTACTAAGCTTTCGAGAGGAGGATCAAATTGTATCGAATCACGTCCCTCCTGATCCAAAACACCGTCAAATGCTTCCATTAAAGTTTGACCTTCCTCTGTAAGCTCTAAGATACCTTTTGTATAGGTTGCATCTTTTATTAACCAGAGCCAATAGGAGCGATAGCGTTGTTCATTAAGACCATTTGAATCTGTAGGGATATCGTAACGAATTTCTCCATTTTCTACAGTGTACGTATCTCCTTCAATTCCATAGGTAAAGAATCTTTGTGCTTCTTCAGAAACCTGCCAGTTAAAGAATTCAATGAGCTTTGCCGGAT is a window of Bacillus horti DNA encoding:
- the asd gene encoding archaetidylserine decarboxylase (Phosphatidylserine decarboxylase is synthesized as a single chain precursor. Generation of the pyruvoyl active site from a Ser is coupled to cleavage of a Gly-Ser bond between the larger (beta) and smaller (alpha chains). It is an integral membrane protein.); this translates as MKPLYKLLTNLSSNKLISRTTGRFAKHRASKVFIHRFAKAYNININEAEKSIHEYESLNEFFTRRLKKEARFINVEEDIVVSPVDAIVTGIGDIRQGTILNVKGQAYTVGDILADPQKAEVYQNGTFIVLYLSPTDYHRIHSPITGTIKEHVHLEGRVYPVNDFSLKNMKQVLSRNERLITYIKNEHTELALIKVGALNVASIQLTDRMRSTKIGKGEEFAYFEFGSTVVLLMKGQSVLLNHNLVVGAKVKMGEEIGRYSYN
- a CDS encoding biotin transporter BioY is translated as MKVKDMVYVSMFTAIVAVLGMIPAFYLPLYTVPLTVQTIGVMLAGSILGAKRGGLSLLLIVLLVAVGAQILSGPRGGFGVIIGPTGGFLLSWPVAAFVIGYLVQKNWYTLSFWKLLLINFLGGVLVIYAVGIPYAAFINKVPLWLEATRSLAYIPGDIIKVIIASYIALKVKKTMPFIQAPVESNKTIA
- a CDS encoding dUTP diphosphatase, which gives rise to MNIEKLYNIQRELDQKIVSNHQLQKDNLVPAKLLALQVELGELANETRCFKYWSLRPASEKEVILEEFVDGLHFVLSIGLDLSFDKDVIQDFFLDSEEEPMVELQDIDEGSKTKNKALEGFLEVYALISAVHQEASVVNYKLLLKKYIQLGYTLGFQWAAIGQAYLSKNEVNHQRQAEGY
- a CDS encoding molybdopterin-dependent oxidoreductase; this translates as MSQQLPPGQIATVKWPILHEGDVYQFDEASWSFKLFGAIEEELSLSFSEVMTLPKLQKTVDMHCVTTWSKFGTTFEGIPFREFIKLIKPHSDAKFIRIYGYLDDDPYGYSANLPLDALLGDDSLFVYRWKDDTHDWANISPKHGYPLRFIPPDTFYLWKGTKWVSGIEFMTEDQAGYWENRGYSMTANPFKEERFSDPDSKPSGFFGADEWKD
- the kduD gene encoding 2-dehydro-3-deoxy-D-gluconate 5-dehydrogenase KduD; this encodes MNEVFSLKGKTALVTGARTGIGQAISVGLAEAGANLVLLGHQDNMQETEQLINQTGRSYSTFLGDLSNTSQVGELCKEILEKHQIDILVNNAGIIRREPAADFSQDNWDAVIATNLSSLFFLTQSLARPMLERKQGKIVNIASLLSFQGGITVPSYTASKHAVAGLTKAWANEWAAHNIQVNAIAPGYISTNNTEALRNNEDRNTSILSRIPAGRWGEASDMAGAAVFLASPASNYVNGHVLVVDGGWLAR